GCAAGGAAATGTGTACAGATAGAAAACGTTTCTCTTTTTCTATGAACGCacgcaaatttaattttaatacacatgaatgcagaggtggaaagagtaataaaatattctacttaagtaaaagtaaagtttaataatattttacttaagtaaaagtaaagttactgatcTTAAAATCtgctcaagtaaaagtaaaaagtaagtcattttaattaaaaagttacttttttacagcggggagaggtttctagtatagttcaaaaaggACAAGGgaataaatctcaaactagtttttttttttttagtgtaggaacatctttacaattaaagtgcaataacaaaaataaaataaaacaaaaagcttttttaaactaagaaacagttatggaattatttaatgatttttacaggtgagttatgcacttttaaagcagAAATAATATGAgttcagcagctagtaaatacaatcactatagtaaggttgtaattgatgtattgctggtaacatacattattttattaaaatatatacataaatgagcatataatgagatgggTGCTGTAAGGTACCACCCACCAGCCCAACGACGGATGCGAGTAGAGTAGGTGAAGGGGTCTCGTGTTTGTTCCTTCCTCAGCGCTTCTACAATAATAATTCCATTTAttaggttttaatttatttattttacctcggtagttaaattataatctgactccaatttataaATTATCAATATTATTCTGATGCTGatcataatttatatttatcattattatgttttcattctcttaattatttaaatatacatagagAATAAGTTATAATCCTGAAGGTGCTAAGGCAGTTCCATACAGCTGGGCGTAGAGGCATTCTCCTTCTTACTTAAATTAAAATCAGAGGTTTCtccaaaacacattaaaattagaGGATCCATCTATAGTTTAGGTTGAGACATTTCTCCATCCAACCTATAAAGCGAGGCAATTATACACATCATATTTTCAATAGAGGTAATTTTCCTAATCTAGGCCCCCTTCGGTATCTTTCtcttaaatacttaaaatacaagaaaagactagacacattttaaaatgaatgaagattaacaatttattttgccaGGCAGGTTACACTTAAATCAATAATTTGGTTATTCAAATCCAtcaattaaaaatatatcaaaacattcACTAAAAGATCAGCATAGAAAAATGAACGTTTCACAAAATACAATTCATACCTGGCAATTAAAGACACACAAAGTGGTCTAGGAAGGTTCTTGTTAAAGATGTCTTCCATtatgtttgaatacacacacataaagtgtggggaagattcttgctaaagaatgcTTCCCCgagtctcttgccaagccaccttatatacacagaacgagacaaagaataataacatctcaaaacaggatttggttggtcggttctcgtgacctaaaggagcaccaaatgggactgttaaccatctgtaatATAGATCTTCTCATGAGTTGACACCCATCACAggagtacagattatgtcttaagttttaaactttgatatactttctcttaacattatagaaattagacctttttaaccatcgcaccatgacctttaaaacaacaccaaacatgaagatgaaacctttgtagcatcacaacatatgatatacccaatgttacatgtgtttagtatatttccagtaaccaaacccttaaaggagaagagagaggTGGTGAAATACAGATCAGGTCCTGGGTATACGTGACCACTGTGTAGAGAGACAATAGGTctctcaaaaatagacacagaatgtgttttttattgttttatggtccagctccaaaaacaaaacttgtccACCTTTCCTACAGTGCCATGGCtatatactgtacttttttctctctctctctctctctctctctctctctctttgcaatgtctaatgacctgcacATTCTCAAAGACGTTCTTAAGttatgtttgacttgacgcgaagctgctagacctcgaagaataatgcgcatggtattaaaaacgcgttgTGCAAATTAGCGGTAAAAACCCCGTCGCCAATTCCGTActcaagagcatgaatcctacctgaATGAAACAATTGCTTTGCGTCAATGGCCAGGGCTTTCTTTTATAAGAATTGAAttgagggtctgcattagcCTGCGCTTGTCTCGTCTCTCTCCATGGCTCTTTTTGTGCattcccccgcccatcaatcatccATGGCGcttctttatcaccttgctttattattttatttttttactcagtaacggatatgatttaaaatgtatcgAAGTAGcatacaatactttaaacaaaacatacttaagtaaaagtacagattttaaaaactactcaaaaaagtaaaggtacacacaaaaaaacccaATTAAAgcaacgtgagtaaatgtaatttgttactttcaGCACTGCATCACCTCTGCATGAacgcataaaaatgttttcttgttcgtttatctgcttctgcttatgttcatgtttatatgtccaaatagtccagttttaaaacatatgaggataaactgattcaaatgtttacaacattttttgttgttgctccgtttgcatttgtattgttttacttcttacacaactattttacgtattataaatcatttatattattttcaatacacatattttaaggATATTTTAGGGGGGGAACAACCCTCAGATAGGGGGGtcctgcccccccccccccccgggaTTTCCGCCTATGCATTTAACCACACATACTTCCTCTATTTCAACACATTTTGTTGTCAAAAGCATACAGTACAAATGTTCAAACCTGTAAGAAAAAGACATGTTAGTTATAATTAGTTACgattcatttcaatttccttcacaacgtgcaacaaaactcctctgttaaaatgtcagaaaatgtagtttggtgtttctttgatgaaatctttgctgatattattgtgtatgaagagtttttctcctcgtcgtgttgtttttataaagatgattaaaaacattgatccatcattgacactgacacacatacattaataatgtttttatagattGAGTGAAATTGATCTTTAAATGCTGTAACATCTTTTAATGTAAGATCAGAGTTATGTTATCTCCAGCTGATATTCCTCCTGTAATAGAGGAAGATTTTACATCAAATACCTGATGAGAATTACAAGTGTGAgtcatgaactcaatacagatttatgaagaaatgttcatgtggtttaggacatctaacactaatagtcagctgtgtgatggatttatttaacatttaaacacacagtgtctcagttactgagggattgaaagaggaacattacatgcacaattcacataaagtctctgttctctacaggttggggagttgtaatatcacagatgaaggttgtgttgctctgacttcagctctgagatcaaacccatcacacctgagagaactgGATCTGTCTCTTAATAATCTcacagattcaggagtgaagctgatctctgatctaAAAGATGATCCACATTATAAACTACAGACAGTATGGTGAGTAGagctcatttaaataaatgtttaaagtaaactcatgcagtgtcatttaaaaactagaatataaatattagaaataaatgtaaattgatcTGCTGCTGTTATAGGCTGTGTATCCTTTAAAcccaacaaacagaaaatatgaagtGAACATGAACAACACTTGATGCTTTGTCAGATCAACACAATAAGAATTCAACACAATGTCTGAGTCTGTTTACTAACTGTGATGTTGAGTTTGTTAACTCCGGGATTTAATACTGTGATCTTACTCTTCTTACACATTATATATGATGTTTGTTAATGGGGTTTGTTTGATAGGCCGACACCTCTATAGTTATGCACACTTGACTAGATGTTCATCTTAAACTCTTTTTATAACAACttggtttttatttcatgttttaagcattatttatcaaatcatcagaatacaaacagaaataacaacacaaacacaatatatacacaacagatcaacacaaagtacagatgataaatgatacagatgaagattagaaaaaagaagagaaagtcaaCTCTTAAAATCTGATGGACACTTACACAACTCTGTCGAGCTTTGACGTTGAtgctgtttctctttatttacacgaCTGTCAACCTCCAGGACTTTTAAAATAAGCATCACCTTCATTTTGTTACTGTCATAAAACTTTATATTATTCTACATACATATCAATACATTCATCTCTTACattgacatcaaatattcagaggaaatagatgaaatgtgtttttgtattgttgtagctcatgtgtatgtgataaacagattgttgacaggtttattatgttgaagatttcatttctatcactgactgacagcactaatagtttgtttttctatctcttcatctgacactgatgatgatctcatatctgattgactttctctttcatttttattcaggACTCATAATCAGATAAGGATGTAAAGATGTCTGATCTTCAGTATGATCTGATGTTGAATAAGAAGACACAAtagtgacatcacttcctcttAACCGTATGAGTTGATTATTCAGTACAGGATctgatctgtgactttatcTAAATCTGACTTTGAAGTGTTGGAGGTAAATCTTCATCCTAACTCAGCTTCTGTCTACACATTTCCTATAAGAGCGATTTATCAGTCAGTGTAAGAGGAGCAAGAAATCCCATAGTGTATTAAAGGCCTTGAGTTAATTGTGTATATAGTTGGATGTTATTTCAACTGTCCAGTAGAGGGCAGTATATTCTTGTGAATCTAAGTTGCAGCAGCCTCATTTCACATTGTAGAATAAAAAATGGCTGAACCGCATGGAGGGTTAAGATGTTATGTCCTTGGTTCCTGCATTTTGCCTAAATTTCCTGGTGATACATGAAGTAGTTTCAGTCAgtttgtgtcaatgaagaaatGTGAGTATTTCAGTTGTTAAATCTAGACCTAAAATTACTTATGGCACTTGTAATTAGATGTTTAAGTTTATCAATATGATAAGTTGTTTGACCAGCTACTTAAGCACTAAAGGTATGGACTTTTGAGTTAATTCTGTTTAATGGACCAGTCATGCTGAAGCTGTTGATTGGTGAATTATACTTACCGTATTTGTTATCTTAAATGTGCTCTGTTGCAGTTACTAATAAttcatttattgtgttttgtttaGAACACTCAAACCTACTTGTACCTATCTTCTGTTGAAGTTTAACCCTGTATGCCATACCGTGCTGTTGTTATTAATACCTTGAAAGGAAGTAAATTACCTCAATTTGATACTGTCTCCCTGAGTCTTCATCGATATCCTGTAGTGAATACATTAACTGAACACATAAATAGGGAACAGTCCTGATGCTTCTAAACAtggtccttcgagccggatgTGATTTACTACAGTGACAGTATGGTTGATAAGCAGCAAAGAGAAGCTACACCAGAGTCTGTGCGGCCAAAACGCCATACACATCCTCCTACCTACTTTGATGATTTCCTGGTGGACTATGGGCCTTATCGGGCAAGAAGTGAGCGTCCACACTTAAGTACAGCACGGTATGAGCATAATCAAGAACAGGAACCTGACATCCATAAAGAGAGTGCATCACGGCTGGCAGCTCAAGCTGTAAGCAGAGAACCAACGCCATTATCAAGTCCAGCATCATTGGGTGGCCGAGATTTTACTGCTTTACCTGAAATGATTAAGGATCAGATAAGAGAAAGACCATCTGACTCTGTTCCATATCGAATTCCAGTACCTCCAAGCCGACCAAGCATAGCACCTCCATATCAGCTTCAGTATCGGCCTGCATCATTTAATTTACCTACCTCTTCTACTCCCTGTCATCAGCAGCCAGTTGGGGCTATGTCAGGTCCAGACAGTGGACAGAAAGGCAGATTATGTACTAGTGCTCCTCCTACCTTATACAATGTGTCGATACCCTCTGGCTCTCATACTACTCCATCGTATGTGGTCTCGTCACCACAGTATTACTCCACCAGTAGAGTTTCTCAGCATCTGATTGGGGGAGTTAGAGAAGAGAGAGTGTGCCAGCCTGGAGCACAAAGTGCTAATGATATGATGTTAATGCTTGATAAGATGATGTATCAGTTACAGATGATGAGACATGAGGTTGCTTCTAAGCCTGCAACTCCTAGTGGTCACATGCCCAGCCATCAGCCCCCTTATAGTGAACCACCTTCTATGGCCTATGAATACTTTGGACCACAGCAAAATTCAAGAGAAGAGCAGTATTCTACTGACAAGCCTTATGGACTATCGGAGAGATTTCATAGTGTCACTGAGCCTGTACCTTACTATCCAATGTCACAGCCTCTACAGAGAGCAGAGCCTGATTGGCTGGAACGTCCTTACCATCCGTACAAAGAATCAGCTACAGAATACAGAGGCCCAAAGCCCAATATACCTCACCTAGTACATAGAGACCCATCTGAGTTTGCTCGTTTGAAGCTCGCTCTGCAGAATCTACTGCCTCAGGATGGATCAGAGATGTTCAAGTATCAAATCTTGGTGGATCATTTGCAGCTTGAGGAAGCTAAGTTGATTGCAGATTCATTTCTTAACTCCTTATATCCCTATACCGATACCATGGCAGCACTTACTGAGAAATTCGGTAAGCCCCATCAACTCGCATTAAGTAAGATCGCCAGTGTCATGGATGCACCAAATGTACGACCAGGGGACCCTGCATCCTTTGAAAGGTTTGCATTACAAATTCAAGCCCTTGTAGGGTTACTGAAATCTTTAGGCCAATCTGGGGATGCTGAACTGAGATGCAGCTCCCATGTAGTACGTTTGCTGACCAAACTGCCATCTGATTTAAGAGCTGCTTTCAGAAGACAAATGCTACATAGGCCGGACGCAGACTTTACCCTAGTGGAGTTCTCAAGATGGTTGCAAGCTGAAGTATGGTGCCATAGCAGTGATATAATAGGGGATGTTCAGTCAAGAGGATGGCCAAAACAAAGAATGGAGAAACGAAGAGATCCAAATGTAAGGCCAGCTACTGTTTTGCATGGAGTAAGCAGTGCCTCCACAAGTACCACTGTACCTCCATTTAAACCCATTATGAGTACAGAGAACCCAGGGAAAGCCAAAGCCTACTGTCCCTACTGTGAGAACACGGATCATTTCCTCAGTCAGTGCCCTAATTTTCAGCAGCTTACAACTGAACAGGTCAAACAGTGGATTCAAACGAATAAGCTCTGTTGGAAATGTGGAAGGTCCCATTTGGCTGCTCAGTGCAATCTTAAAAAACCCTGCAACAAATGTAGAGGCAAACATCTGCTAATACTCCATGACATAAATTATAAACCAAATCAGGATACCGGAGCGATTCCAAGCTCCACAGCCGGAACCCTGTACTTAGACAGACCTGGAACAGATAGCCGTGTTCTGCTAAAGGTAGTCAAGGTTCTGCTGAGACATAAGAACTACACACTGGATACCTATGCAGTACTTGATGATGGGTCCGAGCGGAGTATCCTGTTGTTCGCTGCTGCTGAGAAATTGAATCTAAAAGGCAAAGAGGAGGAGTTGTCCATCCGGACTATACATCAAATGTCTCAGTACTACAAGGTTCAACGGTGTCCTTCAGTATATCACCAGCGACACAGCCTCACAAAACCTACCACATAAAGCATGCCTTCACAGCAAAGCAGCTAGGGCTAGCACCCCAGTCATATCCTATGGAGGCTCTTGCCACCAAATATAAACATCTTAAAGGTCTTCCTATCCAGCCCTTCGACAAGATTCACCCTCTCTTGCTGATTGGTGCTGACCAGCCTCATTTAATCACCCCAGTTGAGCCAGTCTGCCTGGGACCTCCTGGAGGACCAGCTGCCATTAAGACAAGACTGGGTTGGACTCTCCAGGGCCCAGCTAAACTTCTGCTAAACCCTCTTGACCCTCAACAGACCCTTTTCACTTCAGTGACATCCCATCAGGCAGAGCTAATGAGGAATGTTTCAAAGTTATGGGAGCTGGACACTCTCCTTTACCGCAGTGAGAAACAAGTCACTCGCTCTAGAGAGGATAAAGAGGCTCTTGACCTTTTGGATAAAGAGACTACCAGGGTTTCCCTAAATGGTGTTCAGCGGTATGCCACCCCCCTACTTCGGAGATCTGATATGGCTCTTCTTAATGCCCCCAAAGAAGCAGTAATGCCACACCTGAGGAAAACGGAGAAGTACCTCTCAAGAGATCCTGAACGCTCAGCTGCTTACTCTGCTGAAATCAAGAAACTGGTCAATGAGGGTTATGTGGCTAAGCTGAACTCAGACAATGCAACACAGAGCAGAGAAAGCTGGTTTATTCCCCATCATATGGTCACACATAATGATAAACATCGACTGGTTTTCAATTGCTCATTTCAATACAAAGGAATGAACCTGAATGAAGCACTGTTACCTGGGCCCACATTAAGCGCATCTCTCCTGGGAGTTTTGATAAGATTCAGGGAACATTCAGTGGCTGTGAGTGGGGACATTAAAGGAATGTTCCATCAAGTCCGCCTGTTGGAGCATGACAAGCCTATCCTTCGATTCATATGGAGAGATATGGAACGAAACAGAGAAGTGGATGTCTATGAGTGGCAGGTGCTCCCCTTTGGGACCACCTGCAGCCCCTGTTATGCCTCTTATGCATTACAGAAACATGTCCTTGACAGTACAGAGCAGGGTGATCCTTTACAATTCACTATACAAAAGAGTTTCTATGTTGACAACTGCCTCCAGAGTATGGCCACAGTTGGGGAGGCAGAAAACTTTGTTGATCATCTTAGGAAGCTGCTAGCTAAGGGTGGATTTGAAATTCGCCAATGGGCATCAAACCAAAGTAGTGTAGTTAGTCAGCTACCAAAGGAAGCTCAGTCAACTAGTACTGAACTTTGGCTATCCAATAAAGAAACAACAGTCTCTGAATCCACTTTAGGTTTGCACTGGCATTGCCCCACTGATACGATCAGGTACAAGCACCGCCCTTTGGAGTACAAATTGCCCACCATGCGCAATTTATACAGAATCCTGGCTAGCCAATATGATCCTTTAGGATTCATCCTTCCATATACAACTAGAGCAAAGATCCTAGTTCAGGACTTGTGGGCTAAACCTAGGGAATGGGATGATCCCCTGCTACCGGGCGAGCTCCTGCAGAAATGGCTTCAATGGGAGGATGAACTTCAATACCTGTCCGGTATTACCCTCCCCAGATGTTATGTGACTCCAGACATGGATAATGATTCTGTCACAAGAGAAATCCATGTGTTCTGTGACGCGTCAGAACGAGCCTATGGTGCAGTCTCATATCTAAGAACACAAGACAGCCAAGGGAATGTACAGCTGGCCTTCCTAATGCCTCGATCTAGGGTAGCACCTAAAAAACAATTGTCAGTTCCTCGCCTCGAACTGTGTGCCGCGCTCTGTGGAGCTCAGTTGGCCGTACTCCTGAAAAGGGAACTTACCCTAGGTTATAGCAAACTCACCTTGTGGTCTGATTCCACCACAGTGCTGAACTGGTTACACTCCGACTCCTGTCGATTCAAAGTCTTTGTGGGCACACGGATTGCTGAAATACAAGAGACAACAGATCCACAGGATTGGCAGTATGTAGACTCGGCTCAAAATCCTGCTGATGACCTAACAAGGGGTAAACCACTTGCAGAACTAGCCAAACCAAACAGATGGAGTAAAGGTCCCTCCTTTCTATCACTGCAGCCTGACAGATGGCCTGAGAATCCTGCTTGTAGATCCTCAAATGGGGAATCAGAGTTGAGGAAGTCTGTGTTTTGTGCCCTCAATGTTGTGAATCCTAATCCTTCCATTCCTGATGCCAGTCAGTTTCCAACCTATACTGAATTACTAGAAGCTACTGCTAAATCACTACATGATCCACAAAGTGGGAAAAAATTGTCAGCTGATGATTTCGTACAAGCAGAAAAACTCCAGTGGAAGGAATCTCAACTCCATAGTTTCCCTGAGGAATTTCTGTGTCTACAACAGGGTAAACCTCTTCCTCATAGCAGTAGACTAGTCAGCCTGAGTCCAGAACTAGATAAGGACATGGATGTTATAAGAGTGGGAGGAAGACTTCGGAAAGCTGAAGCTTTGGATGCAGCAGCTAAACACCCAATTTTACTTGATCCCAGCCATGCCCTTACCAAACTCATCATTCAGGACTATGACCATCAGTTGAAACATCCCGGCTCAGAACGAGTGCTAGCTGAAATAAGGAGGAAATTCTGGAGTCTTCGAGGACGAGAAGCCATCCGGCATCACCAATTCAAATGCACAGATTGTCGCATATGGAGAGCCAAACCTGAAACGCCACAGATGTCAGATTTACCAATAGCTTGACTTCAACTGTTCAAACCTGCCTTTCACTCTACGGGAATGGATTGTTTTGGGCCATTTTCGGTCAAGATTGGAAGGAGAGTAGAGAAACGATGGGGAATCATTTGGAAATGTTTAACCACTCGATCTGTTCACCTAGACATCCTATCCAGTATTGACACAGATTCTTTCCTTATGGCACTTAGGAGATTTGTAGCTCGCCGAGGAACGCCGTTTGAACTGTGGTCCGATCAAGGGACCAATTTCAA
This sequence is a window from Misgurnus anguillicaudatus chromosome 24, ASM2758022v2, whole genome shotgun sequence. Protein-coding genes within it:
- the LOC129450696 gene encoding uncharacterized protein yields the protein MVDKQQREATPESVRPKRHTHPPTYFDDFLVDYGPYRARSERPHLSTARYEHNQEQEPDIHKESASRLAAQAVSREPTPLSSPASLGGRDFTALPEMIKDQIRERPSDSVPYRIPVPPSRPSIAPPYQLQYRPASFNLPTSSTPCHQQPVGAMSGPDSGQKGRLCTSAPPTLYNVSIPSGSHTTPSYVVSSPQYYSTSRVSQHLIGGVREERVCQPGAQSANDMMLMLDKMMYQLQMMRHEVASKPATPSGHMPSHQPPYSEPPSMAYEYFGPQQNSREEQYSTDKPYGLSERFHSVTEPVPYYPMSQPLQRAEPDWLERPYHPYKESATEYRGPKPNIPHLVHRDPSEFARLKLALQNLLPQDGSEMFKYQILVDHLQLEEAKLIADSFLNSLYPYTDTMAALTEKFGKPHQLALSKIASVMDAPNVRPGDPASFERFALQIQALVGLLKSLGQSGDAELRCSSHVVRLLTKLPSDLRAAFRRQMLHRPDADFTLVEFSRWLQAEVWCHSSDIIGDVQSRGWPKQRMEKRRDPNVRPATVLHGVSSASTSTTVPPFKPIMSTENPGKAKAYCPYCENTDHFLSQCPNFQQLTTEQVKQWIQTNKLCWKCGRSHLAAQCNLKKPCNKCRGKHLLILHDINYKPNQDTGAIPSSTAGTLYLDRPGTDSRVLLKVVKVLLRHKNYTLDTYAVLDDGSERSILLFAAAEKLNLKGKEEELSIRTIHQMSQYYKVQRCPSVYHQRHSLTKPTT
- the LOC141361382 gene encoding uncharacterized protein; this translates as MEALATKYKHLKGLPIQPFDKIHPLLLIGADQPHLITPVEPVCLGPPGGPAAIKTRLGWTLQGPAKLLLNPLDPQQTLFTSVTSHQAELMRNVSKLWELDTLLYRSEKQVTRSREDKEALDLLDKETTRVSLNGVQRYATPLLRRSDMALLNAPKEAVMPHLRKTEKYLSRDPERSAAYSAEIKKLVNEGYVAKLNSDNATQSRESWFIPHHMVTHNDKHRLVFNCSFQYKGMNLNEALLPGPTLSASLLGVLIRFREHSVAVSGDIKGMFHQVRLLEHDKPILRFIWRDMERNREVDVYEWQVLPFGTTCSPCYASYALQKHVLDSTEQGDPLQFTIQKSFYVDNCLQSMATVGEAENFVDHLRKLLAKGGFEIRQWASNQSSVVSQLPKEAQSTSTELWLSNKETTVSESTLGLHWHCPTDTIRYKHRPLEYKLPTMRNLYRILASQYDPLGFILPYTTRAKILVQDLWAKPREWDDPLLPGELLQKWLQWEDELQYLSGITLPRCYVTPDMDNDSVTREIHVFCDASERAYGAVSYLRTQDSQGNVQLAFLMPRSRVAPKKQLSVPRLELCAALCGAQLAVLLKRELTLGYSKLTLWSDSTTVLNWLHSDSCRFKVFVGTRIAEIQETTDPQDWQYVDSAQNPADDLTRGKPLAELAKPNRWSKGPSFLSLQPDRWPENPACRSSNGESELRKSVFCALNVVNPNPSIPDASQFPTYTELLEATAKSLHDPQSGKKLSADDFVQAEKLQWKESQLHSFPEEFLCLQQGKPLPHSSRLVSLSPELDKDMDVIRVGGRLRKAEALDAAAKHPILLDPSHALTKLIIQDYDHQLKHPGSERVLAEIRRKFWSLRGREAIRHHQFKCTDCRIWRAKPETPQMSDLPIA